Below is a genomic region from Oscarella lobularis chromosome 14, ooOscLobu1.1, whole genome shotgun sequence.
AGTTTCATGACGAGGCAAAATATCTAAGTGGCACTCTTGGCCATCATTACTCATTTTGCCGCTTTCCTTAGCTTGAGACACTCAAGTACTCAGTTGAACGAACGAACACGGATTTAATGAGTAAGCGTGCGGAATCCCAgcatctaaagaaagaactcAGCGAGAAAGCTAAAAGGCATGTATCATATAGGAAGATACCTTATATATTATAAAATCTCGTGTTTCCCACCAGAATGGAActtctcgacgaagagagACTGAAAACCCAAGAAACTCTAAAAGAGACAATCAACTTGACTCTGACTGCCGAAGAGCACAGCCAGCGCATGGAAGAGCTCCTTGACCACGAGCGCTCTCGCTTGGCGTCGATGGAAACCGCGTTGCAAAGGCTGAGAGATGTCGAGTTCAAAAAGGCTCAGGATCTGTTCGAATTGAAGCAGAAGGAGGCGAATAGTCAGGGAGAAGTGCAAGGAAATCAAGCGGCTATTCGAAATTTGAATAGCAAGCTGAATAAAGTCGATCAGGAATCGTTGAAACAGCAGGAGTTGATATACAGTCAGGTTCGTcaaacgttgacgtcgtttgactttgacgcgtttttttgaaCGGGAAATTTAGGATTTTCAGCTGCAGCAATTGGAGAGAAAGATTTTGCGTCTTCAAGGAGAGAGAAGCAcggaggaaaaagaagcgttGAATGCCAAAATTAAGGTAGGGATGCTGAGACTCTCCATATCTATGGGATGATGAGAATGAGAATATTTAGGACTTGACTGTTCAAAATGAACAGCAGCAGGCAACGGAGACTCTGCTGCAGAATCAACTCAAGAGACTAGGGGTAAGCGAGCTCAAACAGACGTTTTATAGTCTACATGATATGTACCAGGACGATTTGAGGAGGGCTACGAGAGATCTGGAGAAAAgccgaaaagaaaaatcggaTTTGACGGGGAAAATTGGTTGGGCGGAACTCTGGCtaattattcttttttcacCTTCacctttgtttttttttcagaggaGCTCGAACTTCACAACGACagttctcgacgagaaatgaaaaaagtgATGGCGAAAAAACAAGTGAGATTCCATTTTTTCTACTATATTAGCGATGACGCTTCATCTTTGACAGGATTTGATGGTTGACAAAAACATATTGCAATTGGAAGTCAAAAGGTAGAGTAGACACTTGCCGTAGCCTCACGGGGGGAAGCTATAAGGCTCGCAGACTTAGACAAGAGTTGAATTCGAAAGCAGACGAAGTCCTCTCTTTGGAAAAGCGAAAGCTGCAACTTCATACCGTACTCTACTGCCTTATCGCAATTTTCTCAACTAGAGCCGATACTCTAGGCTATGGCTGAGCGAACGCACGAAATTGATATGCACAAAGACATGCTGAAGGCTCAAATTCGTGCGCAGGAATCTGAAAAGCAGAAAATGAAGCAAGACGAACGTTAGCGTTGTTTTCACTTGGTCATATTCTGATGGCTTTAGTGTGGAAGTCTTTGAACGCTTTTCCAAAATCGACAAACTGCGAAaaaggttaattaatgaaaaaacgCGTGTGCTAGAATTCTATTGGCAGCGTTGAGTTTAGATATGAAATTTTGGTGGTCTCCATGGCGCCACCAGAGGGAGACGAAGATCATTCACAAGCCTACTACGTCATTAAGGTGATAGATACAGtttggaaaaaaataaataggtGCATAATTATGGGGCGTGCAAGGCGGCACAAGAGCGAGAAGAGCTGCAGAGGAAAGGGGACGAATTAGACGCAAGAATACGTCAGGCCGAGAAAGAAATTAGGTTAGAGCGTCTGCATTTGCTTTCATGCAGCGCGTCGAGCTTCTCCTCTTGTGATACAGAGCGTTGGAAAATACTCTCAGGCTAATGAACGGAAAGAATGAATCGTACCGAAAGAGCTTCAATAAAGTTGACCAGACGAGTGCGAGCAATCTGTAGAGATTTTTGCCTCTGCCTTGATTGCACGATCTTTAGGTGCAGAGTACGAGGATAAGCAAAGATTGGAAGAACAGCACCGTGCTTTATTAGATAAGTATCGGTACAAAAGGCGACAGATAAAGGAACTCCAGGAAGATCTCCAGGTTTTCGTTAAGATTATTGATGAACTTTGATTTGAACTAAGCTGTGATTTAGGCCATGAACCGCACTCTGTCCAGTCTAGATCAAGACGAAAAACAGCTAGAACTCCTGGTTGAAGAACGAGAGGTCGGTATAGAGATTTCAGATACACTGGTTTACATAggtgcaatttttttgtatcgTATAGCAAATGATCACTcagctgaagaaagagataGACGAGCAGGAGTCAAAACGAGACCGAGTCAGCAAGCTGAGTGCGAAAGTGACGAGAGACCTGAGAAGCAGACCCCCATCGGCGAGCGGCGGTCCCAAGCCGGAGGTCGGTGCAAACACGACGGCTATGTTCCCATTTGCACTTTTATTCTCATCTAGGATGACGTTGCTTTGAGAACGCAGAAAGAACTCATCGCCAGTCTGATGCAGCAGCTGGGCCAAGTGTCCGCCAACGTGCCCGACCTCGCGTCGTCAATCAATCTACTCTGCTCCCAGGTGCGGAAAGACAAATGAAAACATTACGATGACGTGACAGTGGACAATTGTGTTTCCAGGCGGGtctaccgccgccgccgacgcccaCCGCGTCAGGACGCGCGGGAAGTCGACCGACGTCCGCACGCACGCGAAGTCAAGTCAGCGTGGCGTCATCTCCGAGCGCAGCGTCCGTCAGGACGCTCGAAATGACAGTAACGCCAACGCGAGGTACGTACTGACAAAATCCTACG
It encodes:
- the LOC136195709 gene encoding coiled-coil domain-containing protein 39-like: MADFVVDEATVPVANEENKRLQAEVQRKQKDIASLEAQIEEHNERIQSLSDHMKNIRQEQQHSQALLDARKKELGTEEHFKLLAERETGRLGIEMRKIESDIRELREQLNGYENSKFRLGQKIEGLKGQMKWDQQTLDEWIEEAERRDEDARVLMKYTSVDDSKLKELGLQLERLTDKMKEKRSLLDKASTDTLTAQIELDRTAELFRQTHRDRESMIEQWEETIGQMKKRDSEIDHAANDLTSLKVEVQQMESGLRDKESFLESEMANNQEQDKRIGLTERQLARMRLDYQDAETSRMQFHDELETLKYSVERTNTDLMSKRAESQHLKKELSEKAKRMELLDEERLKTQETLKETINLTLTAEEHSQRMEELLDHERSRLASMETALQRLRDVEFKKAQDLFELKQKEANSQGEVQGNQAAIRNLNSKLNKVDQESLKQQELIYSQDFQLQQLERKILRLQGERSTEEKEALNAKIKDLTVQNEQQQATETLLQNQLKRLGDDLRRATRDLEKSRKEKSDLTGKIEELELHNDSSRREMKKVMAKKQDLMVDKNILQLEVKRLRQELNSKADEVLSLEKRKLQLHTAMAERTHEIDMHKDMLKAQIRAQESEKQKMNVEVFERFSKIDKLRKRYEILVVSMAPPEGDEDHSQAYYVIKAAQEREELQRKGDELDARIRQAEKEIRALENTLRLMNGKNESYRKSFNKVDQTSAEYEDKQRLEEQHRALLDKYRYKRRQIKELQEDLQAMNRTLSSLDQDEKQLELLVEEREQMITQLKKEIDEQESKRDRVSKLSAKVTRDLRSRPPSASGGPKPEDDVALRTQKELIASLMQQLGQVSANVPDLASSINLLCSQAGLPPPPTPTASGRAGSRPTSARTRSQVSVASSPSAASVRTLEMTVTPTRGVPPPARQGGKSSASSRSSSVASRTSSRASGTSSRRGLIPT